The Roseateles sp. XES5 genome window below encodes:
- a CDS encoding acyl-CoA dehydrogenase family protein produces the protein MYLTETQEQVREMTRAFADETIRPLAEELDREERFPADLYEEMAKLGLFGIGVPEALGGPGFDTLTYALVMEELSRGYASVADQCGLVELISTLLVRHGTESQQALLPEILGMRAKVAYCITEPEAGTDVSGIRTTAERDGNGWRLNGGKIWIHNAPVADYGFVLARTDKEAGNRGMSIFIVDLHADGVERGPKEHKMGQRASQVGALNFSDVRLPVDALLGTEGRGFHMMMSVLDKGRVGIASLAVGIAQAGLEAALDYAGTRKQFGKAISDFQGVQWLLADMAKDIEAARLLVHSAASKIDTGADATKACSIAKCFAGDMAVQRTADAVQVFGGSGYIRGFEVERLYRDAKITQIYEGTNQIQRMIIARELLKKGARA, from the coding sequence ATGTATCTCACCGAAACGCAGGAGCAGGTGCGCGAGATGACGCGCGCCTTTGCAGACGAAACGATCCGCCCCCTGGCCGAGGAGCTCGACCGGGAGGAGCGCTTCCCCGCGGACCTCTACGAAGAGATGGCCAAGCTTGGGCTTTTCGGTATCGGCGTGCCGGAAGCTCTCGGCGGCCCGGGCTTCGATACGCTCACCTATGCACTCGTCATGGAAGAGCTGAGCCGCGGCTATGCATCGGTCGCCGACCAGTGCGGTCTCGTCGAACTCATCTCGACGCTGCTGGTGCGCCACGGCACGGAAAGCCAGCAGGCGCTGCTGCCGGAAATTCTCGGCATGCGGGCCAAGGTCGCCTATTGCATTACCGAGCCGGAAGCGGGCACCGATGTTTCCGGCATTCGCACCACGGCGGAGCGGGACGGGAACGGCTGGCGGCTGAACGGCGGCAAGATCTGGATCCACAATGCTCCGGTGGCCGACTACGGTTTCGTCCTTGCCCGTACGGACAAGGAGGCCGGCAACCGCGGCATGTCGATCTTCATCGTCGACCTGCATGCCGACGGTGTCGAAAGAGGGCCGAAGGAACACAAGATGGGACAGCGCGCCAGCCAGGTCGGTGCGCTGAATTTCTCCGACGTGCGCCTGCCGGTCGACGCCCTGCTCGGCACGGAAGGCCGCGGCTTCCACATGATGATGTCCGTGCTCGACAAGGGGCGCGTCGGTATCGCCTCGCTCGCCGTCGGCATCGCACAGGCCGGCCTGGAGGCCGCGCTCGACTATGCCGGGACGCGCAAGCAATTCGGCAAGGCGATTTCCGATTTCCAGGGTGTGCAGTGGCTGCTCGCCGACATGGCGAAGGATATCGAGGCCGCGCGCCTGCTCGTCCATTCCGCTGCGTCGAAGATCGACACCGGCGCGGATGCAACGAAAGCCTGCTCCATCGCAAAATGTTTTGCCGGCGACATGGCCGTGCAGCGCACCGCCGATGCCGTGCAGGTCTTCGGCGGCTCGGGATATATCCGCGGTTTCGAGGTGGAGCGCCTCTACCGCGATGCGAAGATCACGCAGATCTATGAAGGCACGAACCAGATCCAGCGCATGATCATTGCGCGCGAACTCCTGAAGAAGGGAGCAAGGGCATGA
- a CDS encoding aldo/keto reductase: MHPGEKRKFGRTDLEVTAFGFGTAPLGNIFREIDEETSQEMFVRAWEAGVRFFDTAPMYGHGLAELRTGHALRWKNRDDFVLASKVGRLLRPARRDTINFAPWTNAAPFTMHFDYSYDGTMRAFEDSLQRLGLERMDMCFIHDIDVFTRGSEQPEVFEQAMDGAWRALERLRSEKVVKAIGVGVNEWQVCHEALVRHDFDCFLLAGRYTLLEQDALDAFLPLCEARGAAVVVGGGFNSGILATGAKDGAKYNYAPAPREIMEKVAKIEAVCAEHGVPLAAAALQFVVAHPAVPSFMAGTRTIEQLEQNLAWFSHAIPADFWADLKKKGLLREDAPVPA, from the coding sequence ATGCACCCGGGAGAAAAGCGAAAATTTGGCCGAACGGACCTCGAAGTCACCGCCTTCGGCTTCGGCACCGCGCCGCTCGGCAACATTTTCCGCGAGATCGACGAGGAGACGTCTCAGGAAATGTTCGTGCGCGCCTGGGAAGCCGGCGTGCGCTTCTTCGACACCGCCCCGATGTATGGTCATGGCCTTGCCGAACTGCGGACGGGGCACGCGCTGCGCTGGAAGAACCGGGACGATTTCGTGCTCGCCTCAAAGGTCGGACGTCTTCTTCGCCCGGCCCGGCGCGACACGATCAACTTCGCGCCCTGGACGAATGCCGCGCCCTTCACCATGCATTTCGACTATAGCTACGACGGCACCATGCGCGCCTTCGAGGACAGCCTGCAACGGCTGGGACTGGAACGGATGGACATGTGCTTCATCCACGATATCGACGTCTTCACGCGCGGGAGCGAGCAGCCGGAGGTCTTCGAGCAGGCGATGGACGGCGCCTGGCGGGCGCTGGAACGGCTGCGCTCGGAAAAGGTCGTGAAAGCGATCGGTGTCGGCGTCAACGAATGGCAGGTCTGCCACGAAGCGCTTGTGCGCCACGATTTCGACTGCTTCCTGCTGGCCGGCCGCTATACCCTGCTCGAACAGGACGCGCTGGATGCCTTCCTGCCCCTGTGCGAAGCGCGCGGTGCGGCGGTCGTCGTCGGCGGTGGCTTCAATTCGGGGATCCTGGCCACCGGCGCGAAGGACGGCGCGAAATACAATTATGCGCCCGCGCCGCGCGAGATCATGGAGAAGGTCGCGAAGATCGAGGCCGTGTGCGCGGAACATGGCGTGCCGCTGGCCGCCGCCGCCCTCCAATTCGTCGTCGCCCATCCCGCCGTCCCGTCCTTCATGGCGGGCACGCGCACGATCGAACAGCTGGAGCAGAATCTGGCCTGGTTCTCCCATGCGATCCCGGCCGATTTCTGGGCGGACCTGAAGAAGAAGGGGCTCTTGCGCGAGGATGCGCCCGTTCCGGCGTGA
- a CDS encoding glycerate kinase, which translates to MKPEDKDFLAELFRAAVEAADPEKAVRAHLPARPKGRTVVIGAGKGAAQLAAAFERLWDGPLEGVVVTRYGYATPCRHIRVLEAAHPVPDAAGIAASRALFDAVEGLGKDDLVVALICGGGSALLPAPPGDLTLEDEAALNGALLASGAPISVMNAIRKQVSAIKGGRLAAACHPAKVVTLVVSDVPGDDPAQVASGPTVPDASDRDEARALVKTWGIKLPQRIEAWLAGREGEPPSPDDPVFADHEVHVIASARLSLEMAAQRAETLGVPAVILSDSIEGEARDVARVHAAITREVASRGRPFPRPVVILSGGETTVTIKGRGKGGRNTEFLLSLALAGEGVSFAALAADTDGVDGSQDNAGAFADGASMKRLRASGADPAALLAGNDAWTAFHRLDDLFVPGPTGTNVNDFRAILIR; encoded by the coding sequence ATGAAGCCCGAAGACAAAGACTTTCTCGCCGAGCTCTTTCGCGCCGCGGTCGAGGCGGCGGATCCGGAAAAAGCCGTGCGCGCCCATCTGCCGGCCCGACCCAAGGGCCGGACGGTCGTGATCGGCGCCGGCAAAGGTGCCGCGCAGCTTGCCGCGGCGTTCGAACGCCTGTGGGATGGCCCGCTCGAAGGCGTTGTCGTGACACGCTACGGCTACGCCACACCCTGTCGACATATCCGTGTGCTCGAGGCGGCACATCCGGTGCCCGACGCTGCGGGGATTGCGGCCTCGCGAGCGCTGTTTGACGCGGTCGAGGGGCTTGGGAAGGACGATCTCGTCGTCGCGCTGATATGTGGTGGCGGTTCCGCGCTGCTGCCGGCCCCGCCAGGCGATCTGACGCTGGAGGATGAGGCCGCGTTGAACGGCGCGCTCCTTGCAAGCGGGGCGCCGATTTCCGTCATGAATGCCATTCGCAAACAGGTTTCCGCCATCAAGGGCGGCCGGCTTGCCGCCGCCTGCCATCCCGCCAAGGTCGTAACGCTGGTTGTCTCCGATGTGCCGGGCGACGACCCGGCACAGGTTGCCAGCGGGCCGACGGTGCCGGATGCGAGCGATCGTGATGAGGCGCGTGCGCTGGTCAAGACCTGGGGCATCAAGCTGCCGCAGCGGATTGAGGCCTGGCTCGCCGGGCGTGAGGGAGAGCCGCCGTCGCCGGACGATCCCGTCTTCGCCGATCATGAAGTCCATGTCATCGCTTCGGCCCGTCTCTCCTTGGAGATGGCGGCGCAACGTGCGGAAACCCTCGGCGTGCCTGCCGTTATCCTGTCGGACAGCATCGAGGGCGAGGCGCGCGATGTCGCGCGCGTCCACGCAGCCATTACCCGTGAAGTCGCCAGCCGCGGCCGCCCGTTTCCGCGCCCGGTCGTCATCCTCTCGGGTGGCGAAACGACGGTGACGATCAAGGGGCGCGGCAAGGGCGGGCGCAATACGGAATTTCTGCTGTCTCTGGCGCTGGCGGGCGAGGGTGTTTCCTTCGCGGCGCTCGCTGCCGATACGGATGGTGTCGACGGTTCGCAGGACAATGCCGGCGCCTTTGCCGACGGTGCCAGCATGAAACGTCTGCGCGCATCGGGCGCGGATCCCGCCGCGCTGCTTGCCGGCAACGACGCCTGGACGGCGTTCCATCGTCTGGATGATCTGTTCGTACCCGGGCCCACGGGCACCAATGTCAACGACTTCAGGGCAATCCTCATCCGCTAG
- a CDS encoding enoyl-CoA hydratase/isomerase family protein produces the protein MSDPRIGLSIENHVARITLRRPEKLNAIDEDMIDALRKACRTIERSDARVAILTGEGGKSFCAGGDIDAWSSLDADTFSRRWLRDGHDAFDAMARLAVPLIAVLNGHALGGGLELAACADLRIAEAHVKIGQPEPGLGIIPGWSGTQRAARRFGAGLVRRMALFGEVYAAQEALAAGLVDQVVATGEGSAAAEMAAARVLKRSPRATELTKMLINAAEGEESERVVEALAGAVAAASGDLAEGLAAYRQKRTPRFDR, from the coding sequence GTGAGCGATCCGCGCATTGGCCTTTCCATCGAAAACCATGTCGCGCGGATCACCCTGCGTCGTCCGGAAAAGCTGAACGCGATCGATGAGGATATGATCGACGCGTTGCGAAAGGCATGCCGGACCATCGAACGCTCGGATGCCCGGGTCGCCATCCTCACGGGAGAGGGTGGAAAGTCCTTCTGTGCGGGCGGCGATATCGACGCCTGGAGCAGTCTCGATGCGGACACGTTCTCGCGCCGCTGGCTGCGCGATGGACATGACGCATTCGACGCAATGGCGCGCCTGGCGGTTCCCCTGATCGCGGTGCTGAACGGTCACGCGCTCGGCGGTGGGCTGGAGCTTGCCGCCTGTGCGGACCTGCGCATCGCGGAAGCGCATGTGAAGATCGGCCAGCCGGAGCCGGGCCTCGGCATCATTCCCGGCTGGTCCGGCACGCAGCGTGCCGCGCGCCGCTTCGGGGCAGGGCTCGTTCGCCGCATGGCGCTTTTCGGTGAGGTCTATGCGGCGCAGGAAGCGCTCGCGGCCGGTCTTGTCGATCAGGTCGTGGCGACCGGCGAGGGGAGCGCGGCGGCCGAAATGGCCGCGGCGCGCGTGCTGAAGCGTTCTCCGCGGGCGACTGAGTTGACGAAGATGCTGATCAACGCTGCCGAAGGCGAGGAAAGCGAACGCGTCGTGGAGGCTCTTGCCGGTGCTGTGGCGGCGGCATCCGGTGATCTGGCGGAAGGACTTGCCGCCTACCGCCAGAAGCGGACGCCCCGTTTCGACAGGTAG
- a CDS encoding acyl CoA:acetate/3-ketoacid CoA transferase has protein sequence MKKVKTAQEAVRLVRDGAVVAVNSSSGLCCPDAVLKALGERFDSEGHPRGLTSIHPIAAGDFFGTRGVDHIAKPGMLVKIIGGSYPSGPSNAEPPLIWQMILKEELAAWNVPSGIVFDMLREGAAKRPGVLTKVGMETFVDPDQDGCAMNASARAAPLVKRVAFEGEDWLHFPAIRPDVAIIRATTADEKGNLTFEQEGATLGAMEMALAARNSGGIVIAQVRRVAASGTLRPHDVRVPGILVDVIVEAPDQLQTTATPYDPAISGELFRPLETFRLPELDVGKVIARRVAQELKDGWAVNIGFGISANVPRILIEEGLHGKVTWVIEQGAVGGVPLLDFKFGCASNAEAFVASPHQFCYFQAGGFDCSLLSFLEIDAEGSVNVSRLAATPHRTAGAGGFVDITSRAKKIVFSGNFNAGAKMHVEDGRLVIDKEGRIAKFVQKVDQVSFSGKRARAQGQEVTYVTERCVIALDADGLVVTEIAPGLDLQRDVLDQAATPLRVSKTLKVMDDALFRAGSMGLAL, from the coding sequence ATGAAGAAGGTGAAGACTGCGCAGGAAGCCGTCCGGCTCGTCAGGGATGGGGCGGTCGTTGCCGTGAACTCTTCTTCCGGCCTTTGCTGCCCCGATGCCGTGCTGAAGGCATTGGGCGAACGTTTTGACAGCGAGGGCCATCCGCGCGGCCTCACGTCCATCCATCCGATTGCCGCCGGCGACTTTTTCGGCACGCGGGGTGTCGATCACATCGCCAAGCCCGGCATGCTGGTGAAGATCATCGGCGGCTCCTATCCCTCCGGCCCGAGCAATGCCGAGCCGCCGCTCATCTGGCAGATGATCCTCAAGGAGGAACTGGCCGCCTGGAACGTACCGTCCGGCATCGTCTTCGACATGCTGCGCGAGGGCGCTGCCAAGCGCCCCGGCGTGCTGACGAAGGTCGGCATGGAAACCTTCGTGGACCCCGATCAGGACGGCTGCGCGATGAATGCCAGCGCGCGGGCGGCGCCGCTCGTCAAGCGCGTTGCCTTCGAAGGCGAGGACTGGCTGCATTTCCCGGCGATCCGCCCCGATGTCGCGATCATCCGCGCAACGACCGCGGACGAAAAGGGCAACCTCACCTTCGAACAGGAGGGGGCGACCCTCGGCGCGATGGAAATGGCGCTCGCGGCGCGCAATTCGGGCGGCATCGTGATCGCGCAGGTCAGGCGTGTGGCAGCGAGCGGAACGCTGCGGCCGCACGACGTGCGCGTGCCCGGCATTCTCGTCGATGTGATCGTCGAGGCGCCCGATCAGTTGCAGACGACGGCGACACCCTACGACCCGGCGATCTCGGGCGAGCTTTTCCGCCCGCTCGAAACCTTCCGCCTGCCCGAACTCGATGTCGGCAAGGTCATCGCGCGCCGGGTGGCGCAGGAGCTGAAGGATGGCTGGGCCGTCAATATCGGCTTCGGCATTTCCGCCAATGTCCCGCGCATCCTCATCGAGGAGGGCCTGCACGGCAAGGTCACCTGGGTGATCGAGCAGGGGGCCGTGGGTGGTGTGCCGCTGCTCGATTTCAAGTTCGGCTGCGCGTCCAACGCCGAAGCCTTCGTCGCCTCGCCGCACCAGTTCTGCTATTTCCAGGCGGGTGGCTTCGACTGCTCGCTCCTGTCCTTCCTGGAGATCGACGCCGAAGGCTCGGTCAATGTCAGCCGCCTCGCGGCAACGCCGCACCGCACGGCGGGCGCTGGCGGCTTCGTCGATATTACCTCCCGTGCGAAAAAGATCGTCTTCTCGGGCAATTTCAACGCCGGCGCGAAGATGCATGTGGAGGATGGCCGGCTGGTGATCGACAAGGAAGGCCGCATCGCCAAGTTCGTGCAAAAGGTCGATCAGGTCAGCTTCTCCGGCAAGCGCGCGCGGGCGCAGGGGCAGGAGGTCACCTATGTGACCGAGCGTTGCGTGATCGCGCTCGATGCAGACGGGCTTGTCGTTACCGAAATCGCCCCCGGCCTTGATCTCCAGCGCGATGTTCTCGATCAGGCCGCAACACCGCTGCGGGTCTCAAAGACACTCAAGGTGATGGATGATGCGCTGTTTCGCGCGGGAAGCATGGGGCTGGCGCTGTGA
- a CDS encoding aldo/keto reductase produces the protein MNIYFQKGFQRGFGTYPLKGADLRSAVDAAIDAGYRAFDTAQMYGNEADTGAALAACGVARQELCITTKVHPDNYSEEKFLPSVEASLKALQIDRVDALLLHWPPVGGDVTPSLRLLQSARDRDLADTIGVSNYTARMMHVARSVVDAPLVTNQVEFHPLVDQRKLLAAASETGIPLSSYASIARGEVFKHGLFAEIGKTYGKSAAQIVLRWILQKGVPLNTMSTKPENIRANFDIMDFTLSSIDMDRIDALNTTGYRIIKRGQLPWVPEWD, from the coding sequence ATGAACATCTATTTCCAGAAAGGTTTCCAGCGAGGCTTCGGCACGTATCCGCTGAAGGGGGCCGACCTGCGGAGCGCCGTCGACGCCGCCATCGACGCCGGATATCGGGCATTCGACACGGCACAGATGTATGGCAACGAGGCCGACACCGGCGCGGCTCTTGCCGCCTGCGGCGTGGCGCGGCAAGAGCTCTGCATCACGACGAAGGTGCACCCGGACAACTATTCGGAAGAGAAATTCCTGCCGTCGGTCGAAGCCAGCCTGAAGGCGCTGCAGATCGACCGTGTCGACGCGCTTTTGCTGCATTGGCCGCCCGTCGGAGGCGACGTGACGCCATCCCTGCGCCTGCTGCAGTCTGCAAGGGATCGTGACCTTGCGGACACCATAGGCGTCTCGAACTATACGGCGCGCATGATGCATGTGGCACGCAGTGTGGTCGATGCGCCGCTCGTCACCAACCAGGTCGAGTTCCACCCCCTGGTCGACCAGCGCAAACTCCTCGCCGCCGCGTCGGAGACGGGCATTCCGCTCTCGTCCTATGCGTCGATTGCCCGTGGCGAAGTCTTCAAGCACGGCCTTTTCGCCGAAATCGGCAAAACCTACGGCAAGTCGGCCGCGCAGATCGTGCTGCGCTGGATCCTGCAGAAGGGCGTGCCGCTGAACACGATGTCGACGAAACCGGAAAACATCAGGGCGAACTTCGACATCATGGATTTCACGCTGTCGTCTATCGACATGGACAGGATCGACGCTCTCAACACCACCGGCTACCGCATCATCAAGCGAGGGCAACTGCCCTGGGTTCCTGAATGGGACTGA
- a CDS encoding GMC family oxidoreductase, with protein sequence MATGYDYVIVGGGSAGCVLAARLSENPSARVCLIEAGGRDTNPLIHMPVGFAKMTTGPLTWGLKTAPQKHANNREILYAQAKVLGGGSSINAEVFTRGVPGDYDRWVEEGAEGWGFKDIQKYFLRSEGNSILSGAWHGTDGPLGVSNIPEPQRMTRAFVQSCQEAGIPYNPDFNGPVQEGAGVYQTTTRDNRRCSAAVGYLRPALKRPNLTVVTGALVLRIVFEGRRAVGVEYEAGGSRTVARAESEVLLTSGAIGTPKLMMLSGVGPADHLRSQGIDVVQDMAGVGQNLQDHFGVDIVAELKNHDSLDKYNRLHWSIWAGIQYTLFNSGPITSNVVEGGAFWYGDKANPTPDLQFHFLAGAGAEAGVPGVPKGSSGITLNSYTLRPKSRGTVSLRSADPRALPVVDPNFLADPDDVRISVEGVKISQEIFAQRSLQKYIKTLHFPDRNVRTEADYVAYARQYGRTSYHPTCTCKMGRDEMSVVDPQLRVHGLDGIRICDSSTMPSLVGSNTNAATIMIGEKASDMIRGNA encoded by the coding sequence ATGGCCACGGGGTATGATTATGTGATCGTCGGCGGCGGCAGCGCGGGCTGCGTGCTGGCGGCGCGGCTTTCGGAAAATCCGTCCGCCCGGGTCTGCCTTATCGAGGCAGGCGGGCGTGACACCAATCCGCTGATCCACATGCCCGTCGGCTTTGCCAAGATGACGACGGGGCCGCTCACCTGGGGCCTGAAGACCGCGCCGCAGAAGCACGCGAACAATCGTGAGATCCTGTACGCGCAGGCAAAGGTCCTGGGCGGCGGCTCGTCGATCAATGCCGAGGTCTTCACCCGCGGCGTTCCCGGCGACTACGACCGCTGGGTGGAGGAAGGCGCGGAAGGCTGGGGCTTCAAGGATATCCAGAAGTATTTCCTGCGTTCGGAAGGCAACTCGATCCTCTCCGGCGCGTGGCATGGCACGGATGGCCCGCTCGGCGTCTCGAATATTCCCGAACCGCAGCGCATGACGCGTGCTTTCGTGCAGAGCTGCCAGGAGGCCGGGATTCCCTACAATCCGGACTTCAACGGTCCGGTGCAGGAAGGGGCGGGCGTCTATCAGACGACCACACGCGACAATCGGCGCTGCTCGGCGGCCGTCGGCTATCTGCGGCCGGCCTTGAAGCGCCCGAACCTGACGGTGGTCACCGGTGCGCTCGTCCTGCGCATCGTCTTCGAAGGGCGCCGCGCCGTCGGCGTCGAATATGAAGCCGGCGGCAGCCGCACGGTGGCGCGGGCGGAGAGCGAAGTGCTTCTCACCTCCGGCGCCATCGGCACGCCGAAGCTCATGATGCTCTCGGGCGTCGGGCCGGCGGATCACCTGCGCAGCCAGGGCATCGATGTCGTGCAGGACATGGCCGGCGTCGGGCAGAACCTGCAGGATCACTTCGGCGTCGATATCGTCGCGGAGCTGAAAAACCACGACAGTCTGGACAAGTACAACAGGCTGCACTGGTCGATCTGGGCGGGCATTCAATACACCCTTTTCAATTCCGGTCCCATCACCTCGAACGTCGTGGAGGGCGGAGCCTTCTGGTATGGCGACAAGGCAAACCCGACGCCCGATCTGCAGTTCCATTTCCTTGCAGGTGCAGGTGCCGAGGCGGGCGTTCCCGGCGTGCCGAAGGGGTCTTCCGGCATCACTCTGAATTCCTACACGCTGCGGCCGAAATCGCGTGGGACCGTAAGCCTGCGCTCGGCCGATCCGCGCGCGCTGCCGGTCGTCGATCCGAACTTCCTTGCCGACCCCGATGACGTGAGGATCTCGGTCGAGGGCGTGAAGATCAGCCAGGAGATTTTTGCGCAGCGGTCGCTGCAAAAATATATCAAGACGCTGCATTTCCCCGACCGCAATGTACGAACGGAGGCGGATTACGTGGCCTATGCGCGCCAGTACGGCCGCACCTCCTACCACCCGACCTGCACCTGCAAGATGGGCCGCGACGAGATGTCGGTGGTCGATCCGCAACTGCGCGTGCACGGCCTCGATGGCATCCGCATTTGCGACAGCTCCACCATGCCGAGCCTTGTCGGTTCCAACACCAATGCGGCGACGATCATGATCGGGGAAAAGGCATCGGACATGATCCGCGGCAACGCCTGA
- a CDS encoding aldehyde dehydrogenase family protein: protein MDQKNPFLSAPTAARTFGFFVDGAWKDGTEHFERASPGHGTPVTRTVRCTVDDLNSAVDAARRAFEDRRWAGLSGAARGSVLLRVAEILRRRRDEIAYWEALENGKPISQARGEIDHCIACFEVGAGAARMLHGDSFNSLGDDLFGMVLREPIGVVGLITPWNFPFLILCERVPFILASGCTMVVKPSEVTAATTLLLAEVLAEAGLPAGVYNVITGSGRTIGQALSEHPDVDMLSFTGSTAVGRSCVHAAADSNFKKLGLELGGKNPIIVFADSDLEDAADGAAFGISFNTGQCCVSSSRLIVERSVAAKFEELLVEKMKKIRVGDPLDERTQVGAITTEAQNATILDYIEKGKAGGAKLLTGGEAVDLGRGQYIAPTLFSGVSRDMAIARDEIFGPVLCSMHFDTVEEAIQLANDTVYGLAASVWTKNIDKALTVSRRVRAGRFWVNTIMAGGPEMPLGGFKQSGWGREAGIYGVEEYTQVKSVHVEIGKRTHWIA, encoded by the coding sequence ATGGACCAGAAAAACCCGTTCCTTTCTGCCCCGACCGCAGCGCGCACCTTCGGCTTTTTTGTCGATGGAGCGTGGAAGGATGGCACGGAACACTTCGAACGCGCGTCGCCGGGCCACGGCACGCCCGTTACGCGCACGGTGCGCTGCACGGTCGATGACCTGAATTCTGCAGTCGACGCCGCACGTCGGGCCTTCGAGGATCGTCGCTGGGCCGGCCTTTCAGGGGCCGCCCGTGGAAGCGTCCTGCTACGCGTTGCCGAAATCCTGCGCCGTCGCCGCGACGAGATCGCCTATTGGGAGGCGCTGGAGAACGGCAAGCCGATTTCCCAGGCACGCGGCGAAATCGACCATTGCATCGCCTGCTTCGAAGTGGGCGCGGGCGCTGCCCGCATGCTGCATGGCGACAGCTTCAATTCGCTTGGCGACGATCTCTTCGGCATGGTGCTGCGCGAACCCATCGGCGTCGTCGGCCTGATCACGCCCTGGAATTTCCCGTTCCTGATCCTCTGCGAGCGTGTGCCCTTCATTCTGGCATCGGGCTGCACGATGGTCGTGAAACCCTCGGAGGTTACCGCCGCAACGACGCTGCTGCTTGCCGAAGTGCTGGCCGAGGCGGGGCTGCCGGCTGGTGTCTACAACGTTATCACCGGCTCCGGTCGCACGATCGGCCAGGCGCTGTCCGAGCATCCCGACGTCGACATGCTCTCCTTCACCGGCTCGACGGCCGTCGGGCGCTCTTGCGTCCATGCGGCCGCCGATAGCAATTTCAAGAAGCTCGGCCTGGAGCTTGGCGGCAAGAACCCGATCATCGTCTTTGCCGATTCCGATCTTGAAGACGCCGCCGATGGCGCGGCCTTCGGCATCAGCTTCAACACGGGGCAGTGCTGTGTCTCCTCTTCGCGCCTGATCGTCGAACGTTCGGTTGCGGCAAAGTTCGAGGAGCTGCTTGTCGAGAAGATGAAAAAGATCCGCGTCGGTGATCCGCTCGATGAGCGCACGCAGGTCGGCGCCATCACCACGGAAGCGCAGAATGCGACGATCCTTGACTATATCGAAAAGGGCAAGGCTGGCGGCGCCAAGCTGCTGACCGGCGGCGAGGCGGTCGATCTCGGCCGGGGCCAATATATCGCGCCGACGCTTTTCTCCGGCGTCTCTCGCGACATGGCGATCGCCCGCGACGAGATTTTCGGCCCCGTTCTGTGCTCCATGCATTTCGATACGGTGGAAGAAGCCATCCAGCTTGCCAACGATACCGTCTATGGGCTTGCGGCGAGCGTCTGGACGAAGAATATCGACAAGGCGCTGACGGTAAGCCGTCGGGTGCGTGCCGGGCGCTTCTGGGTCAACACGATCATGGCCGGCGGTCCCGAAATGCCGCTCGGCGGGTTCAAGCAGTCCGGCTGGGGCCGTGAAGCCGGCATCTACGGGGTTGAGGAGTATACGCAGGTGAAGTCCGTTCACGTCGAGATCGGCAAGCGCACGCATTGGATCGCATGA
- a CDS encoding zinc-binding dehydrogenase translates to MSTMRAAVLTAPKRFELRDVPVPAIGPEDVLVRVARTGICGTDIHIFNGHYAADKLPLIPGHEFCGTIAERGSNVRHLAVGTRVVVDINIGCGTCFWCRRNEVLNCTEVTQVGIGRDGAFAEFVAVPARLAIAVDAAISDAVLALTEPVACVVRAARKARVEFGQSVVIFGAGPIGNLHVQMMRLVGAAPIIVADLSAERCRMALEAGADAAVSDPAELKATVLGMTGGRGADVVIESVGNRKLYEQAFDLTRRGGHVAFFGITPPGETVPVDILRTVLEEGSLKGSVAGMGEDMHDALTLLSHGRFRTNDFTKAHYSLDSIQEAFETLGARPQDLKTQIAIAA, encoded by the coding sequence ATGAGCACCATGCGCGCTGCCGTCCTGACCGCACCGAAGCGTTTTGAACTCCGCGACGTTCCCGTGCCGGCCATCGGGCCGGAGGATGTCCTCGTGCGGGTGGCGCGCACGGGCATCTGCGGCACGGATATTCATATCTTCAACGGTCACTACGCCGCCGACAAACTGCCGCTGATCCCCGGTCACGAGTTCTGCGGAACGATCGCCGAGCGTGGCAGCAATGTTCGGCATCTGGCGGTCGGCACGCGGGTCGTCGTCGACATCAATATCGGTTGCGGCACCTGCTTCTGGTGCCGCCGGAACGAGGTGCTGAACTGCACCGAAGTCACGCAGGTCGGCATCGGCCGGGATGGCGCCTTCGCCGAATTCGTCGCCGTGCCTGCACGCCTCGCAATTGCGGTCGACGCAGCCATCTCCGACGCGGTTCTGGCCCTGACGGAGCCTGTTGCCTGCGTCGTTCGGGCCGCGCGCAAGGCGAGGGTGGAATTCGGCCAGTCCGTCGTCATCTTCGGCGCCGGGCCGATCGGCAACCTGCATGTGCAGATGATGCGCCTCGTCGGCGCCGCACCGATCATCGTTGCAGATCTTTCGGCCGAACGATGCCGCATGGCGCTTGAAGCGGGCGCGGATGCCGCCGTCTCCGATCCGGCAGAGCTGAAGGCCACCGTGCTTGGAATGACCGGCGGACGCGGCGCGGATGTCGTCATCGAAAGCGTCGGCAATCGAAAGCTCTATGAGCAGGCTTTCGATTTGACGCGCCGCGGCGGCCATGTCGCCTTCTTCGGCATCACGCCGCCGGGCGAGACGGTCCCCGTCGATATCCTGCGCACGGTTCTGGAGGAAGGAAGCCTCAAGGGATCCGTCGCCGGCATGGGGGAAGACATGCACGATGCGCTGACCCTTCTGTCGCACGGTCGTTTCCGTACGAATGACTTTACCAAGGCGCACTATTCCCTGGACTCCATCCAGGAGGCGTTCGAAACCCTCGGCGCCCGGCCGCAGGACTTGAAGACACAGATCGCCATTGCGGCGTAA